A single genomic interval of Rhododendron vialii isolate Sample 1 chromosome 3a, ASM3025357v1 harbors:
- the LOC131320571 gene encoding GDP-Man:Man(3)GlcNAc(2)-PP-Dol alpha-1,2-mannosyltransferase, translated as MTLASMLWRILIWALISAVFARILKLLSVAVIGGRRNRKRAVGFFHPYTNDGGGGERVLWCAVKAIQEEQPDLDCIVYTGDHDASPDSLVARAIDRFGVKLLYPPKVVHLYKRKWIEETTYPRFTMIGQSMGSVYLSWEALSKFTPLYYFDTSGYAFTYPVARMFGCKVICYTHYPTISLDMLSRVRGRSSTYNNDALIARSIWLSRCKVIYYTFFSWMYGIVGSCAHLGLVNSSWTQSHIEKLWGIRERIKRVYPPCDTSGLQLLPLGRPVESPTIISVAQFRPEKAHALQLEAFSVAIRKIDDGMPRPRLQFVGSCRNKADEERLQNLKNLAIDLKVEEDVEFYKNVMYRDLVRLLGSAVAGIHSMIDEHFGISVVEYMAAGAIPIAHNSAGPKMDIVLEEDGQKTGFLAQNVEEYADAILKVLKLPEEERLKMAAAARSRAMRFSEERFYEDFKAAVRPILCKSSQ; from the exons atgactttggcttcaatgttGTGGAGAATACTGATCTGGGCTCTGATATCCGCGGTCTTCGCCCGAATTCTCAAGTTACTCTCCGTAGCGGTGATCGGAGGTCGGAGGAACAGAAAGAGGGCCGTAGGCTTCTTCCACCCCTACACCAacgacggcggcggcggagagCGAGTCCTCTGGTGCGCCGTCAAGGCGATCCAAGAGGAGCAGCCCGATCTCGACTGCATCGTCTACACCGGCGATCACGATGCCTCGCCCGACTCTCTTGTGGCTCGAGCCATCGATCGATTCGGTGTCAAATTGCTTTACCCTCCCAAG GTGGTGCACTTATACAAAAGGAAGTGGATTGAAGAAACAACTTATCCTCGCTTCACTATGATCGGTCAAAGCATGGGATCAGTTTATCTCTCCTGGGAAGCTTTGAGCAAGTTTACCCCTCTGTATTATTTCGACACTAGTGGATATGCTTTCACGTATCCAGTTGCCCGGATGTTTGGATGCAAAGTTATTTGCTACACACATTACCCAACAATCAGCTTAGACATGTTATCTCGTGTGCGTGGGAGGAGTTCAACATATAATAATGATGCCCTAATTGCTCGGAG CATTTGGCTCTCTCGGTGCAAAGTAATCTATTACACATTCTTTAGCTGGATGTATGGGATTGTTGGTTCTTGTGCACATCTTGGATTGGTGAATTCTTCGTGGACCCAGTCACATATTGAAAAGCTTTGGGGTATTCGGGAGCGAATTAAGCGAGTCTATCCTCCTTGTGATACTTCAGGACTTCAG TTGCTTCCATTGGGAAGACCTGTTGAATCTCCAACAATTATATCTGTTGCTCAATTCCGTCCAGAGAAG GCACATGCACTTCAACTTGAGGCATTTTCAGTTGCCATTAGGAAAATAGATGACGGCATGCCTAGACCCAGGCTCCAATTTGTGGGTAGTTGCCGGAATAAGGCAGATGAGGAAAGATTACAAAATTTGAAGAACCTGGCTATTGATCTGAAGGTGGAAGAGGATGTTGAGTTCTACAAGAATGTGATGTACAG GGACTTGGTGAGACTTTTGGGAAGTGCTGTTGCAGGGATCCATTCGATGATAGATGAGCACTTTGGCATAAGTGTCGTAGAGTACATGGCTGCAGGTGCCATACCAATTG cTCATAATTCTGCTGGCCCGAAGATGGACATTGTGTTAGAAGAAGATGGACAGAAAACCGGATTTCTTGCTCAAAACGTGGAAGAGTATGCAGATGCCATCCTAAAGGTTCTCAAATTGCCAGAAGAAGAGAGGCTCAAGATGGCTGCCGCTGCAAGGAGTCGGGCTATGAGGTTTTCAGAAGAGAGATTTTATGAAGACTTTAAGGCAGCAGTTCGGCCAATTCTGTGCAAATCTTCACAATGA